GACGAAGCTGCAACGGAGACGCTGAATCAAGAAAATCGAGGCCATTGTGCTCCGGCCGAGTGATGCTAAGCGCCTGGCATAAGCGCCCCGGACCTCCGGTCAGTTTTGCCGGGGATGTGTTTGCGGAAAGCCCACGATTGATGGCCATCGCTTCGAGACCGAGCACCGGTTCCAGGGCACGGACAAGAATGGCGCCAGCCTTGCCTTCCGGCTCGCAAGTGACGTTGACGCAGTAGTACATGCCATAGATGAAATACACATAGACGTGGCCAGGCGGCCCGAACATCACCGAATTTCTTGGCGTCACGCCGCGGAAGCTATGCGCTGCCGGATCAGGCGTATCGGTAATGTGCGGGCCGAGGTAGGCCTCCACCTCGACAATGCGTCCGGCAAGCCAGCCTGCCGGAGTGCAGCGGGCCAGCAATTTGCCCAGCAGCATGGGGGCAACTGTCTCAGGCGGCTCGGCAAAGAACCTCCTTTGCATCCGTTTCCAGTTTCGCGGCAGCGATACGTTCGTCACAAAAAGGCCAGAATTACGCTTTGTGCGATTGAATGGCTGCCAGCACTTCTTCAGCGTGGCCTTCGGGTTTGACCTTGGGGAAGATCTGCAGCAGGGTCTGGTCAGGACCGATCACGAACGTCGTGCGTTCAATACCGATGACTTTCTTACCGTACATGTTCTTTTCTTTGAGCACCCCAAACTGATTGCACACGGTTTCGTCTACATCTGCGAGAAGTGGATACGGCAGGTCGTACTTCTCGCGGAATTTCCGCTGTGCTTTCGGCGTATCGCGGGAGATTCCGAGGACCACAGCGCCAGCTTTCTGGAGCTTTTCAAAGGTGTCGCGAAAGCCGCAGGCTTCTATGGTGCAGCCAGGAGTATCTGCCTTGGGATAAAAGAAGAGTACGACCGGCTTTCCGGCGAAGTCGGTAAGATGGACGGTCTGGTCCTGATCGTCCTGGAGGGTGAAGTTGGCAACTTTTTCGTTCAGTTCCATGAAGGATTCCTCATTGGGTAAGCAATCGTTGAGATTCTGTTTGGCCGATTCTGCGTTGTGGAAGCGCGGTACAAGGACATTGGGGAAATCTTTGTCGGAAATAGGCGACTCATACTTGGCTCAAATCGATTATTCCCGAGCAGGGCTCGGTGTGTCATTGTCGCGGATGAGAGTTGTGGCGAGTTGCTTTGCTTTTGCGAGCTTCGCGGCGGTGACGCTGGCGCAATACCCGGGGCGAATTACGAAGACAGACAAAAACACTCCCACCCTGCGATCCATCGCCGTTCTCGAGTGGACGGGCGACCCCGGTAAGCCATCGGCCAGCCGTCTGGTGCCGGTTACAGTCTACGACGGCGAACAACTGAACGATGGAACGATCTATTTGTCCCGGCCGGAGCCGCTTGCTCTTGCCGGCGGCGTCGAATATGAGCTGCAAAAGGCGGGAAACCCCGTGGGGCTCTTCGACGTTTTTGCCGCAGGCGAGGTTAACGGCGCGTGGCAGGGTTTCGGGGCGTGGAAACCGCTCACGGCTCCGGAGGCCGCGAAGGCCAAAGCGTCCTTCAACACCAGTTCCCTCTATGGAGGCGACGATGCCTCCGATAACGATCACCCGGTGCTGAAACGCAAGCACCCCAAGGGCACCGATTCCGACGACGGCGCCAGTTCTGGTTCGGCAAGCGGTTCGGATACAACGGCGAAGTCCCCTCCGGCCACCGGAAACAGTTCTGGGACCGTAGATCCGGATCGGCCAACATTGAAGCGAAAATCCAGCGACAATTCCGGGACGAGCAGCACTTCGAGCGCCGGTTCGGCCTCAGCGTCCAATGCTCCCGTCGATCCGGATCGGCCCACGCTGCACCGGAACCGGCATGTGGCAGATGCTGATACGGAAACCTCCTCGGCTCCGCCCGATCCCGATCGTCCGCGCCTCAAGCACGGCAAGCCAGCCGACCTCGCCGACGCCGAAATTCCGAAGCTCATGGGACTTCCCCCCACGATGCAGCAGGCCGTTGCGGTTTCGGACGCCAGCAATCACGCCGAGCATCCATGGAAGTACACCTGGGCCAACCTGGACGACGAATCCAAGATGAAGGCTGCGCTCGAAGATATTGCGCGAACTGCGTTAGGGCTCAACACTCCGCTTGCTCCTCCACCTGCCAAATCGGCGCGGAAGACAACGACCACTAAAAAGACTCCCCTGGTGCCGCCAACGCCTCCGCCACCAGTTGAGCTGGCAGACGAGGAATTCCGCGTCTTTGAGTTGGCTTATGGAGGCTCCGCGACGATGGTTTTGACGGCCAGTACTCCTCTGCCGCCGATGCCCAATGCGGCGGATGACTCGGAGCCTCCGCCGCCGGTGATCAAGCGCGGCAAGCCGACTGAGGGTTCGAGCGCGCCGCTTGCCCAGACTCCTATCCCGCCAAAGCCTGCTCCGCAGAAGTTTGTGACGCTCGTGGCGCAGCCGGATTTGTACGGCGGCGTCATGGTGCTCTTCAAGAGCGTGACCGACAACGCCCATCTGGACGACAAGCCGCGCATGAGACTGGTGGATGCTGTGGACGCGATGGCCGACAATCGCGGCGAGCTGCTGTTTGAGCTGCGGGGTAAGACGCAGCGGCAGTTTGCGCTGTTTCGCGTGATGCGCGGTTCGGCGGAACAGCTATTTGCGACGGTCGCGATTCCCTCGGTTACGGTCGCTCAATGAGCGAACAAAGAGGGAAGAAAACGCTACCCCTGGGGGGGAGGGGTATTGTTTTCCGCTTAACTGATTGACAGTGCTTGTTTTATTGACATAAAAGGGTGAGTTTTATGCCTGTTTTTGGCGCATTTTGATGCGTTTTTTGTACGAAAATTGAGAGGCGCAAACACCGCGTGAGCAACGAGTACGCTTCCTGATTGTGCATCAGGGGATGGAAATTCTACGCATCGCTTTTGTTTCCTCGGCTACACGACCGCAGTTACCGCTGCAAAGGCGCTCCGTGCTGCGGCAATCGTCGCATCAATCTCGGCTGGCCCATGCGCCGTTCCCAGGAACATTGCCTCAAACTGCGAGGGCGGCAGCCATACACCCGCGTCCAGCATGGCGCGATGGAAGCGCCCGAACGCCGTGGTGTCGCTGGTCGCAGCCTGCGTGTAATCCGAAATCGGTCCTCCAGAGAAGAACCAAGTCCACATCGAGCCGACGCGATTTAGCGTCAGTGCGACGCCAGCCTGGGAAGCCTCTGCTACGACACCCTCGGCAACTGCCTTTGAAGCTGCCTCCAACTGCGGGTAGACCGACGCAGCGTGCTCCCGCAGATAGCCAACCGTGGCCAATCCAGCCGCCATCGCCAAGGGATTACCGCTCAGCGTCCCGGCCTGATAGACCGGCCCGAGCGGGGCCAGCAGTTCCATGAATTTCCGCTTGCCGCCAAACGCACCGCAGGGCAGGCCGCCGCCGATGATCTTGCCCAGGGTCACCAAATCCGCATCTAGGCCATACAACTCCAGCGCGCCACCTAGAGACAGCCGGAAGCCGGTCATTACTTCGTCGACGATCAGCAAAGCGCCGTGCTCCTCGGTGATCGTCCTGAGGCCCGCGAGATAGCCCGCCGCCGGAGGAATGCACCCGGCGTTGCCGACAACCGGCTCCAGGATGACCGCCGCAATTTCGCCCTCATGCGTAGAAAAAGCCGCTTTAACCGCTTCCAGATCGTTGAATGGCAGTGCGAGCGTCAGTTGCGCAATCTCTTCGGGTACGCCCGCCGACCCGGGAATCCCGAGCGTCGCGACACCTGAACCGGCTTTCACCAGCAGCCCGTCTGAATGGCCGTGATAGCAGCCCTCGAACTTGATGATCCGCTTGCGCCCGGTTGCCGCGCGAGCCACGCGGATGGCAGACATCGTAGCCTCGGTTCCTGAGCTGACGAATCGCATTCTCTCGATCGCCGGGAAGCAGGCCATCACCAATTCGGCCAGATCGCCCTCGGCTTTTGTCGACGCACCAAAACTGGCCGAATCCCGCGCGGCCTTCGCGATTGCTTCGACGACCGGCGGAAAGGCGTGGCCGAGAATCATCGGCCCCCATGAGCCGAAGTAATCAATGTATCGGTTTCCGTCGGCGTCCAGGAGATAAGGACCCTCGGCCCGCGCAACAAACGGTGGCTCTCCACCGACCGAGCGAAAGCCGCGTACCGGCGAGTTCACCCCGCCGGGAAAAAGCCCTTCGGCCCGGTTTTGCAATGCCCGCGATTGTGTCCTGCTCGTTTCCGCCATCTGTCTATCACCTGAATCCAAGTATAAGAGGCCGCTGTATCTGCGCAATTCCGCAACAAGGACTAAGATCGCAGGTATGAAGGAAGGAATATGTGGGTGAGTTCCTCGAATTGAAGGACAAGCTGCTCGTTCTCTACGACGGCGAGTGCGGATTCTGCAATCGGTCGATCCGCTGGCTGTTGCGCCGCGATGGTCACGACCGCCTGCGCTTTGCTCCTTCGAACTCGCCCTCCGTTCAGGAGCTGCTCGCCCGGCACGGTTTTCAATCCTCAGGCGAGGAACAGGGTCCAGACACCATCCTTGTCTTCCGCAACCTTGGCACTCCGGTCGAGGAACTGCTTGTCCGATCCAACGCCTTTCTCGCCTGCCTTCGTGTTCTGCCGCAGCCATGGCCAACTTTCGCGGTGGGTCTTCGCATATTTCCCAGACCGCTCCGGGAAATGTGCTACCGCTTCATTTCTCGCCATCGCTATCGCATCTGGGGCCGATATGCGAGCTGTCCCATCCCCACAGCAGAAGAGCGCCTGCATTTTCTCTAGCGTCGCGCTACAAGGACTGCACGCCGCTCGTCCGGATGGCGTTAGCTGGTAGAATCAGTCTTTCCGGGCTGCTTTCGCAGACGGCAATCCATCCCCCTCTGAAGGCACACCTTGCCCAAAGCTGCTCCAACCGCCGACGCTCATCCGGACACAACTTCAACTGCCCCCAGCCAGACCGAGACGACGAAGGCCGTCACTTACGCCGACGCAGGCGTCGATATCTCCTCGGGAGATCGCGCCAAGGACCGCATCAAGTACCTGGCAAAACGGACCTTTAACCGCAGCGTTCTGGGCGGAATTGGCGGATTCGGTGGGCTTTTTCAGCTTGATCTGAAGAAGTGGGCTGAGCCGATCCTCGTCAGTTCTGCCGACGGCGTGGGAACCAAGCTGAAACTGGCCTTTGACCTCGGCATCCACAACACGGTCGGCGCGGATCTGGTAAACCACTGCGTCAACGACATCGCCGTGCAGGGCGCGGCGCCGCTCTTTTTCCTGGACTATCTTGCCACAGGCAAGCTTGACCCCGCCGTCACTGAGCAGATTGTGACCGGCCTCGCCGACGCCTGCAAGGCCAACGGCTGTGCCCTGATCGGCGGCGAAACCGCGCAGATGCCCGGCTTCTACCAGGATGGCGAATACGATCTGGCAGGATTTATTGTCGGCGCTGTCGATAAATCGAAGCTGATCACCGGCGCGACGATTGCGCCCGGCGACGTGCTCATCGGACTGCCCTCGACCGGGTTGCACACCAATGGATATTCGCTGGCGCGCAAGCTGTTTTTCGAGGTCGCCAAGTACAAACCGACGCAGTATATCGGCGCTATCGGGGACAAGGCCGGAACTGCCCTGATGAAGGTGCATCGCAGCTATCTCGCCATCATGCAGAAGCTCGCCAATGCGGGTCTGGCCGCGGGCATGGCCCACATCACCGGCGGCGGAATTACGGAGAATCTGCCCCGCATCCTGCCCAAAGGCACCTGCGCGCAGGTCGAACTCGGCTCATGGCCGGTGCTGCCGATCTTTGAACATCTGCAAGCGCTTGGACAGGTTCCGCAGGACGAGATGCTGCGCACATTCAACATGGGAATTGGCCTGATTGTCGTTGTTCCGGCAGACAAGTTCAGCAAGGTACGGGCGCTGCTGAACCGCGCAGAAGAGAAGTTTCACGTGATCGGCCGCATCGTCAAGGGAGACAGGTCAGGAGACAAGGCAGGCGACCGCAAGGTGCACTTTGTATGAAGCGGCTCGGCATTCTGCTCTCCGGCCGAGGCTCGAATTTTCTGGCAATCGCCAAATCCATCCGCGAAGGGCGGCTGCCGAACGCTGAGATTGCAATCGTTATCGCGAATGTGGCGGACGCTCCCGGTCTCAAAGCCGCGCAGGATTTGGGTTTGCCCACCGCGGTTTTCGTCTCCAAAGGACGGAAACGTGCCGAACACGACGCCGATGTTGCCGCATGTCTGCGGGAGCATGGCGTCGATCTGGTGATCCTTGCCGGATATATGCGGCTGCTCTCGCCGGAGTTCATCGCCGCATTTCCAAACCGCATTCTGAACATCCATCCTTCCTTGTTGCCCGCATTTCCCGGTCTGGATGCGCAGCAGCAGGCCTTCGACTACGGCTGCAAGGTCGCGGGGTGCACCGTCCATTTTGTCGACGAGCATCTGGACCACGGCGTCATCGTGCTCCAGCGGAGCATCGCGGTCCTCGAAACCGATGATGCGCATAGTCTTTCCAACCGTATCCTCGCGGAAGAGCATGTTGCTTACAGCGAAGCCATCGCCCGCGTCCTCTCCGGCGAATACCGGATCGAAGGCCGGCGTTATCTGCGCATCTCTGAGGCAGCGCCTACGCCTGTCAAGTAGGCTGCCACAAGTGCGGCAGTTAAGCATCACATTTATATAGACTTATTCCATATCAACGATTTGCCGAATAAATCTGCCGCGCGCCTAGTCTTGAATCTGGCTGGGAACAGGCCAGTTCCGGCTGCGAAGATCAGCTCTTCAGCCCTCCCCCCGATTGAACTGAAGCAACGGGAGCTGCATGATCGCAGCCGGCGCCGGACTGTTCCCTGACCAAATCGAAGCCTGAATCGCAACGTAGAGAGCGACTCAGGCGGAATGAGGACTAAATCGCGATGGCCAACATTCTGGTAAACGTAGAAAAGGGAATCGAAATCGCTGCCACAGACGCGCTGCAATGGCTGGGCAAGGCCCAGACCGCACTGAGCGCGGCCCCCGGCGTG
This portion of the Acidicapsa acidisoli genome encodes:
- a CDS encoding DNA-3-methyladenine glycosylase is translated as MQRRFFAEPPETVAPMLLGKLLARCTPAGWLAGRIVEVEAYLGPHITDTPDPAAHSFRGVTPRNSVMFGPPGHVYVYFIYGMYYCVNVTCEPEGKAGAILVRALEPVLGLEAMAINRGLSANTSPAKLTGGPGRLCQALSITRPEHNGLDFLDSASPLQLRQDEWLPGPIEVTPRIGIRHAADLPLRFALADNSCVSRIRSV
- the bcp gene encoding thioredoxin-dependent thiol peroxidase, with product MELNEKVANFTLQDDQDQTVHLTDFAGKPVVLFFYPKADTPGCTIEACGFRDTFEKLQKAGAVVLGISRDTPKAQRKFREKYDLPYPLLADVDETVCNQFGVLKEKNMYGKKVIGIERTTFVIGPDQTLLQIFPKVKPEGHAEEVLAAIQSHKA
- the hemL gene encoding glutamate-1-semialdehyde 2,1-aminomutase — translated: MAETSRTQSRALQNRAEGLFPGGVNSPVRGFRSVGGEPPFVARAEGPYLLDADGNRYIDYFGSWGPMILGHAFPPVVEAIAKAARDSASFGASTKAEGDLAELVMACFPAIERMRFVSSGTEATMSAIRVARAATGRKRIIKFEGCYHGHSDGLLVKAGSGVATLGIPGSAGVPEEIAQLTLALPFNDLEAVKAAFSTHEGEIAAVILEPVVGNAGCIPPAAGYLAGLRTITEEHGALLIVDEVMTGFRLSLGGALELYGLDADLVTLGKIIGGGLPCGAFGGKRKFMELLAPLGPVYQAGTLSGNPLAMAAGLATVGYLREHAASVYPQLEAASKAVAEGVVAEASQAGVALTLNRVGSMWTWFFSGGPISDYTQAATSDTTAFGRFHRAMLDAGVWLPPSQFEAMFLGTAHGPAEIDATIAAARSAFAAVTAVV
- a CDS encoding thiol-disulfide oxidoreductase DCC family protein — protein: MGEFLELKDKLLVLYDGECGFCNRSIRWLLRRDGHDRLRFAPSNSPSVQELLARHGFQSSGEEQGPDTILVFRNLGTPVEELLVRSNAFLACLRVLPQPWPTFAVGLRIFPRPLREMCYRFISRHRYRIWGRYASCPIPTAEERLHFL
- the purM gene encoding phosphoribosylformylglycinamidine cyclo-ligase gives rise to the protein MPKAAPTADAHPDTTSTAPSQTETTKAVTYADAGVDISSGDRAKDRIKYLAKRTFNRSVLGGIGGFGGLFQLDLKKWAEPILVSSADGVGTKLKLAFDLGIHNTVGADLVNHCVNDIAVQGAAPLFFLDYLATGKLDPAVTEQIVTGLADACKANGCALIGGETAQMPGFYQDGEYDLAGFIVGAVDKSKLITGATIAPGDVLIGLPSTGLHTNGYSLARKLFFEVAKYKPTQYIGAIGDKAGTALMKVHRSYLAIMQKLANAGLAAGMAHITGGGITENLPRILPKGTCAQVELGSWPVLPIFEHLQALGQVPQDEMLRTFNMGIGLIVVVPADKFSKVRALLNRAEEKFHVIGRIVKGDRSGDKAGDRKVHFV
- the purN gene encoding phosphoribosylglycinamide formyltransferase; the protein is MKRLGILLSGRGSNFLAIAKSIREGRLPNAEIAIVIANVADAPGLKAAQDLGLPTAVFVSKGRKRAEHDADVAACLREHGVDLVILAGYMRLLSPEFIAAFPNRILNIHPSLLPAFPGLDAQQQAFDYGCKVAGCTVHFVDEHLDHGVIVLQRSIAVLETDDAHSLSNRILAEEHVAYSEAIARVLSGEYRIEGRRYLRISEAAPTPVK